Below is a genomic region from Biomphalaria glabrata chromosome 3, xgBioGlab47.1, whole genome shotgun sequence.
agaaaattactaaccaagtttcgatgtctacaccccaagtcctccaccataaggttatacctgcccaggaaggatgggggtcgtggattgcagaacatcttcaaattgtgtaagatgcaagttttaaaaatacgatcaaaactgctcgcctccagcaataaattagtttccttcctacggaaatacgactccgatgcaacccctctgaacctacacaatgctgatgtcaatatcggtttggacgacgtagggcatgagattcgccaatgggaagaaaaaacactccacggaaaatttccggcttcattacatggggacaacatcgacaaggctgcttccttaacatggctcaaagcaggtcatctctaccctgaaacagaaggctttgttacagcaatacaggacagagtaatcaggacaaaaaattacgagaagcatatcctgaaactcaatgttgtcgacaaatgccgaaaatgtggaaatgtgggcgagtcgattgaacacattatggcaggatgtccagccctatcagaatcagcctacctaggtcgccataaccaagttgcaaagttaatacaccaacacctggctttgacgtacaaattgatcggtaaggacactcccccttattataaatactctccgcaagaggttctcgagtctactgaacatctgctgtactgggataggcctattctgaccgacaaaacggtagatttcaatcgcccggatctgctgttcatcgataaaaaagaaaaaaccgctaccattatcgatatcgccgtaccactgtctcataatttaagaaaaactgagatagaaaaacaaagaaaatatgggaacctaggcttggagattaagcgtctatggaaattgtccaaaataacaatataccccattgttatatcaaccgaggggataataacaactgacctcacagacaccttcaaggcccttaacattcctaggaacatcttcgttgcctgtcagaaggcggtactgctgcagacctgccacatcaccagaaaattcctcagtggaaactgttaaagggactacgatgaattttgtttctctttagcgaaactcgaccctggcagcgccagagaatgactactcgttcatttctaacataataataataataacggcTGTGAATTAAATCACTAGGAATAGCATACTTAATTTATACTACTGCTATTGAAGATCTAATAACTTTTTGCAAAATCAACGTTGatgtataattaaaacaaatgggCTAAACACATGTAGGAAAAGTACAGAGCGAgctaatagaaataaattaaaaataattatttggctGTGTCATAAGGTTGGCATTATACATGCATTTGACTCAAGCTTATTCGTGAAAATTTGGGATGGCCCTGATAAGGGCCGGTGTTTTCTTGAGAGGTGTGAGATGCAGCGTTCGAGATGGTTTAACCACCAAAGCCGTACAGGGTACGTCCTTGGCGTTTCAATGCGTAGACCACATCCATAGCAGTGACAGTCTTCCTCTTGGCATGCTCAGTGTAGGTGACGGCATCCCTGATGACATTTTCAAGGAAAACCTTTAGGACACCTCTGGTTTCTTCATAGATCAGACCAGAGATACGTTTGACACCACCTCTGCGAGCAAGACGACGGATGGCAGGCTTAGTGATACCCTGGATGTTATCACGCAATACTTTGCGGTGACGCTTGGCGCCTCCTTTGCCTAAGCCCTTTCCACCTTTACCACGTCCAGACATGTTGATGTAGAAGATTTTTACCGAATCGACTGACTGAACGACGCGGGCACACTTCTATTTATACTGACGACGCGCTTGGCTCACTCAACGTGGCGGACGTCGATTGTCGATTGGTTACTCCTCGCACTACAGTCCACTAATGGGAACCAATCAGGTTGTAGCTTCAGGGCGCTTACATTCACGAATGAATCACTACCGTACCAAAGAACTACTCTACCtttcccctccctccctctcatccaaacaacaacaaaaatagttCTCCCACTCCCACCCGAATAGGAAGAGTTCTTTCTCAACGATTTATACCCATCAAACGTAGTTTTCAATATAATGTTATTCGTATCTTGTTGCAAAACACCAAcaagtttaattttgttttgtctctaataaaacattgtaacttttaataaatagatatatgGGTCTATTAGAAGGAAATGCCATAGAGGGGcagcaaaaaaatatacaacGCCAACAACGGTATGtgtacgtttttgttttttttttcttttaccactCATGCAAAATGTATACATATTATAGCTACGGTGGTGGCAATAAATTATATAACGTCAACTCAAAAGCTAATTTAGGAATATGTGTTGGTCCTAAAAAGGACCGTTGATAGCTGGTTTGGGGCAAAGAGGGAGGAGTTTGTTTAAGCACGCTCACCACGAATACGTCTGGCAAGCTGGATGTCTTTGGGCATGATTGTGACACGCTTGGCGTGGATGGCACACAAGTTGGTATCTTCAAAGAGACCGACAAGGTAAGCCTCGCTAGCCTCTTGGAGAGCCATAACTGCAGAGCTCTGGAAGCGCAGGTCAGTCTTGAAATCTTGAGCGATCTCACGGACCAAACGTTGGAATGGCAGTTTGCGGATCAGAAGCTCAGTGCTCTTCTGGTAACGACGGATTTCTCTCAGGGCGACAGTGCCGGGCCTGTAACGATGGGGCTTCTTAACACCTCCGGTAGCTGGTGCTGATTTCCTTGCAGCCTTTGTGGCCAGCTGTTTACGTGGTGCCTTACCACCAGTGGATTTACGAGCGGTTTGCTTGGTTCTAGCCATTGCGAAGTTTCGAGCGACTTGATTGAGATCAAGAATGTCTCAGCGCGCGACCGAGTCAAGCTTATATAGGGCAGCGTCAGCGCAGATTTAGACCTGTGCACAACGATTGGTCTATCCGTGAACATCGTTTCTTGATTGGACGTTACATTCTGAACGCGGCTCGCTGCGTCTCGAAAACAAACTATATCGCCGCGGTACTGATagtaagaactttttttttttttttcccaccacaAAATTCCTTGTATGATAATGAAAAGGAATAAATATTGTCTTTGATAGAGCTAAAGGAACGAAAACAGAGATGTTTAGACGAATCAGTGATGTTATttacaggaaaaagaaaaacattatcaCCACGTTCACTTTATTGAGGCCAACTTGTTGTATTCTTTTCTCCATTCATCATTCATTGGTTTATCTCTAGAGGCTCCTCGTTCTGATTGGTACATTCGTTCTGTACTCGGTTGGCctagttttagtttgcattgaTTGAAGTTTGCGCCAATTTTAATTCtgtgatttttttccccccacattTTAAGTTGTTGATTATcgatattaatttatttgtgtgtatgtgtgtgtatgtgtgtgtttttttttaaaaatcaactaaacaccaaaaaaaatgtgtggtggggattttttccttttttttttttttttttttgaaagttagatattaaaaaccaaaacaaaactgatggtgtttcttttcttgtgcataaatgtattattaGTTTCTTAATGTAATGTCACAGTTTGAAACGCAGCATAGAAGTACAGATTCGCTATTAGTAGCCAAGCCTTATTATcttaaactaattaatttttattcatcAACATCTAAGTAAGTGACTTGATTAAACGAACTAAGTAATTAACGAATGAAACATCTGCCTTATAGCCAATGTGTAAGAGTTAATGCGtacagataatttaaaaaaaaaaatgtgtaagcaTAATAGTAATGCGAAATAAtaattgggaaaaaaattatggCAATGGGTGAGCGCAGTGCAAactcagttgcgacctgcatatgtaaataataatgtctaactacagataaaataaacaaatgtaacagCTCGTTTGTTTGTGAACGTCAAAGctaattttgaaatatgtgGAGGTTGTCCTGAAAAGGACAGTGTGTTGTTGGGGTGACTTGGGTGGGAGTGGTGTTGAATGACGATTTATGCCTTGCCACCTGGTGTCTTTTGAGACTTCTTGGGCAGAAGTACGGCTTGGATGTTGGGCAAGACACCACCCTGAGCGATGGTGAcgccagacagaagtttgttcaactCCTCGTCGTTTCTGATGGCCAGCTGGAGGTGACGGGGAATGATTCTTGTCTTCTTGTTGTCTCTGGCAGCGTTGCCAGCCAACTCGAGAACTTCGGCAGCCAAATACTCGAGCACTGCAGCGAGGTAAACAGGGGCGCCGGCACCAACACGCTCAGCATAGTTCCCCTTTCTCAACAGACGATGGATACGACCGACTGGAAACTGAAGTCCAGCCCGGGATGAACGAGACTTGGACTTGCCTTTAACTTTGCCTCCTTTACCGCGTCCGGACATTTTCTTATTGTGTAGGTAGAGATGAAACAAGCGCACACAGAAATATGCGAGTGAGACATCAGCGCGCCGCTCGACCCATTTTATACGAAATCGAGCGGACTTTCGGTTAGTGAGAAAGCAGCGCTCCGATTGGTCCAACGCGCTCGTACTCTGTCGCGTACTCGCCCGATTTCCACGCCGTTTCGTATATAAAGCGACCGCTTCGTCAGTCCCACTCAGTTTTGTGTATCACGCACAGATCGAAAACCATGCCACCCAAAGTATCGTCAAAGGGAGCCAAGAAAGCCGGCAAGGCTAAAGCCGTACGCACCGgcgataagaagaagaagaggaggagAAAGGAAAGCTACAGCATCTACATTTACAAAGTGTTGAAACAAGTGCACCCTGACACTGGTATCTCCTCAAAGGCCATGTCAATCATGAACTCTTTTGTGAATGACATCTTTGAGCGCATCTCAGCCGAGGCTAGCCGTTtggctcactacaacaaacgcaGCACCATCACATCTAGGGAGATTCAGACTGCCGTCCGTCTCCTACTTCCTGGTGAGCTGGCCAAGCACGCTGTCAGTGAGGGTACCAAGGCAGTCACCAAGTACACCACCAGCAAATAAAGCTGCCTCCcatccaccctttttttttccctccccaCACAACGGCCCTttttagggcctccaattacttCACAATTATGCTTGAGTAATGCACAATCTAAATGAGACTAGTTTGTTGTATTCTTTCTGACTGGTTATTATGAATTATTGCATCAATAAAACAAGCGTGCAAAATATGTcctttattgtaataaatagcGGGACGAATTACTTTTGTTAGTGAtaggaaagaaaaataatactaGAGTAATACTAAACGTTTATAAATTGTACATACATGACAAAGGATAGAAGAACACAACACATAACATTACGCCAGTCATTCCTCTTCACGTTCACAATAGCGAGAGCTTGgcggtaattctttttttttttttaatctagtaGCAATAGCAGACGACCGCGCCGAGTACGCCCAATCAGAAAGCGAACGCTTAAAatagacccaaaaaaaaaaaaaaaaatgtgctgagAGAAAGCGGAGAggttgaaaatatatatatatatatatacagcagTTGGGTTGGAAAAGAAAGAGTGTTTACTTTGAATTTTCTGGTAGGCCATCAATATTAACTTATCACTCAACCTTGCACAATAACaccgaaacaaacaaaaagtataaaaaaaaaaataactatatataCATACCGAATCTCCCAGAATGTGTCTACGGCCATACCACGTTGAAAATACCGGTTCTCGTCCGATCACCGAAGTCAAGCAACGTCGGGCGtggttagtacttagatgggtgaccgcttgggaacaccacgtgttgtagactttttttttttttttttttaattatttatcattttctacatattatgccgcattttcttttacttcttatttttaagattagggctattttgttttctaaaatcaAGCCGAGTAATTGTatagctttaataataataataataataataataataataataacggcTGTGAATTAAATCACTAGGAATAGCATACTTAATTTATACTACTGCTATTGAAGATCTAATAACTTTTTGCAAAATCAACGTTGatgtataattaaaacaaatgggCTAAACACATGTAGGAAAAGTACAGAGCGAgctaatagaaataaattaaaaataattatttggctGTGTCATAAGGTTGGCATTATACATGCATTTGACTCAAGCTTATTCGTGAAAATTTGGGATGGCCCTGATAAGGGCCGGTGTTTTCTTGAGAGGTGTGAGATGCAGCGTTCGAGATGGTTTAACCACCAAAGCCGTACAGGGTACGTCCTTGGCGTTTCAATGCGTAGACCACATCCATAGCAGTGACAGTCTTCCTCTTGGCATGCTCAGTGTAGGTGACGGCATCCCTGATGACATTTTCAAGGAAAACCTTTAGGACACCTCTGGTTTCTTCATAGATCAGACCAGAGATACGTTTGACACCACCTCTGCGAGCAAGACGACGGATGGCAGGCTTAGTGATACCCTGGATGTTATCACGCAATACTTTGCGGTGACGCTTGGCGCCTCCTTTGCCTAAGCCCTTTCCACCTTTACCA
It encodes:
- the LOC129925087 gene encoding uncharacterized protein LOC129925087; amino-acid sequence: MSGRGKGGKGLGKGGAKRHRKVLRDNIQGITKPAIRRLARRGGVKRISGLIYEETRGVLKVFLENVIRDAVTYTEHAKRKTVTAMDVVYALKRQGRTLYGFGGKMSGRGKGGKVKGKSKSRSSRAGLQFPVGRIHRLLRKGNYAERVGAGAPVYLAAVLEYLAAEVLELAGNAARDNKKTRIIPRHLQLAIRNDEELNKLLSGVTIAQGGVLPNIQAVLLPKKSQKTPGDILDLNQVARNFAMARTKQTARKSTGGKAPRKQLATKAARKSAPATGGVKKPHRYRPGTVALREIRRYQKSTELLIRKLPFQRLVREIAQDFKTDLRFQSSAVMALQEASEAYLVGLFEDTNLFDSVKIFYINMSGRGKGGKGLGKGGAKRHRKVLRDNIQGITKPAIRRLARRGGVKRISGLIYEETRGVLKVFLENVIRDAVTYTEHAKRKTVTAMDVVYALKRQGRTLYGFGG
- the LOC129925354 gene encoding histone H2A, producing MSGRGKGGKVKGKSKSRSSRAGLQFPVGRIHRLLRKGNYAERVGAGAPVYLAAVLEYLAAEVLELAGNAARDNKKTRIIPRHLQLAIRNDEELNKLLSGVTIAQGGVLPNIQAVLLPKKSQKTPGGKA
- the LOC129925349 gene encoding histone H2B, gonadal; amino-acid sequence: MPPKVSSKGAKKAGKAKAVRTGDKKKKRRRKESYSIYIYKVLKQVHPDTGISSKAMSIMNSFVNDIFERISAEASRLAHYNKRSTITSREIQTAVRLLLPGELAKHAVSEGTKAVTKYTTSK